The genomic segment TGGTGGTGCTGGGCGACTGGGCCAGACTGGAGCAGGTGCTGCGCAACCTGCTGCAGAACGCCATCAAGTACAGCTCGGACAACAGCCCCATCGCGATCTCGGTCACGCGCGAGGGGGCGCAGGCGTGCCTAGCGGTGCACGACCAGGGCATCGGCATCCCGCCCGAGGCCCAGGCCCACCTGTTCGAGCGCTACTACCGCGCCGAGAACGTCGAGCGCGACAAGGTGGGCGGCGCGGGGATCGGGCTGTATGTGGTGAAGGAGATCGTGCAGGCCCACGGCGGTGCGGTGGAAGTGCGCAGCAGCGAGGGCCAGGGCAGCACCTTCCGCGTGCTGCTGCCGCTGTGGCATGGCCACTGATGCGGAGGCCTGCGCAGCAGCGGTGCGAGGCCCGCATGAGGACAGCTCGCCTTCGGCCCCACGCAGCGGAGGGGCCGAAGGCGAGCTTGTTTACCGCGCGAGGCTGGCCTCACAGCCGCAGCGGCGTGTGGTAGAGGCTGGCGTAGAGGCCGTCGGCATCCACGAGCTCCTCGTGGGTGCCCTGCTCGCGAATGCCGCCCTCGGTCAGCACCACGATGCGCTGGGCGTTGCGGATGGTCGAGAGGCGGTGGGCGATCACCAGGGTGGTGCGGTTGCGGGCCAGCCGCTCCAGCGACTCCTGCACGGCCCGCTCGCTCTCGCTGTCCAGCGCGCTGGTGGCCTCGTCGAAGATGATGATCGGCGGGTTTTTCAGGAACACGCGGGCGATGCTGATGCGCTGCTTCTGCCCGCCCGAGAGCCGCACGCCGCGCTGGCCTACATCCGTCTGGTAGCCCTGCGGCAGCCCCATGATAAAATCGTGCGCGCCAGCCTGCCGCGCCGCCGCCACCACCTCATCTAGCGTGGCGTCGAGCCGCCCGTAGCGGATGTTGTCGGCCACTGTCCCGGCGAACAGGTAGCCATCCTGCGCCACGATGCCGATGCTCTCGCGCAGCGCCCGCAGGTCGAGCGTGCGGATGTCGCGCCCGTCGAGCGTGACCGCGCCCGCCGTCACGTCGTAGAAGCGCGGGATGAGCGAGCAGAGCGTGGTCTTGCCCGCGCCCGAGGGGCCGACCAGCGCCACGTACTCGCCCGCGCCGATATCGAGCGAGACACCCGACAGCACCAGCCCGCCCGCGCGGTAGCCGAAGCTCACATCGCGCAGCGAGATCTGGCCGCGCACCGCGTGGGGCCGCGCCGCGCCGGGCGGGCTCTGGATGTCGGGCTGCACCTCCAGCGCCTCCATCACGCGGCGGAAGCCCGCCATGCCCTCCTGGTAGAGCCGCGCGAAGTTCAGCGCGGTGCGGATCGGCTCGATGATGATGCCCACATACAGCAGGTAGGTCAGCAGGTCGGCCAGGGCCAGCGCGCCGCTCGCCACCCACACGCCGCCCAGCACGATCACGGCGGCGGTGAGGATCTGGGTGAAGGCGACCATGCCGTTGTAGAGATAGCCATCCTCGCGGTGAGCCAGGCGGTAGCTGGCCACAAAGCGCTGGTTATGCTGCTCGAACTTCTGCTGCTCTAGCGGCTCGTTGGTGAACGACTGCACCACGCGAATGCCCGACAGCGTATCCTCGGCCTGGGCGTTGATGTCGCCCACGCGGTCGCTGCAGGCCCGCAGCGCGCGGCCAGCCCTGCGGTTGAAATAGAAGGCGTAGGCGGCCATCGGCGGCAGAAACAGGAACAGGATGATCGTCAGCGGCACGTTGATCGCGAGCAGGATGACAAAGGTGCCCACAAACTTGATCAGCGACAGCACCACATCCTCCGGCCCGTGGTGGTACAGCTCGCCCATGGCGAAGGTGTCGCTGGTGAGGCGCGTCATCAGCTGCCCGGTGCGCTGCTCGTCGTAGAAGCGGAACGAGAGCCGCTGGTAGTGGGCGAACAGCTCGGCGCGCAGATCGCGCTCCATCATGGTGCCCATCATGTGGCCCTGGTAGTCCACAAACATGTTGCAGATCGCGTAGACCGCGATCAGCGCCAGCATCAGCAGGCCGACCATGGCGATCTGGCGCGGCGCGTCGGGTGTGGGCGCGGCCAGCAGCACGCTGGTGATGTGGCGGGCGCACAGCGGCAGAACCAGGGCGATGGCCGCCACCACCATGGCGCAGGCTAGGTCGGCCAGCAGCAGCCGCCAGTGGGGGCGGTAGTAGGAAAAGAACTTGCGGACACGCGGACTCATGCACGATCTCCTCGTGGTGCGGCGCGGCGGGCGCGCTCGGCAAAGGGGTAAAAAAGGTGGATTCAGTGGGGGAGCCGAGGCGGCCAGGGCGAGCACCTGTGGCGAGGGACTATGGGGGTATGAAAAAGCGGCCACAGGTGTGGTGCACACCCATGGCCGCTGATATGGACTGCACCCAGGCGAGCAGGCATGCGGCGGGCGCAGGCGCGCCCGCCCGTGATCAGCGATGGATCACGAGCCGCTCGTCAGGATGTGCAGGATCTCGATTGGTTAGGAGGCGCACCCCACAAGCAAGCAGGCAGCGCAAAGAAGCGAGGCCTGAAGCGACAGATTGTGGGAGATGTGTGTCATTGGGGTACCTCCATGGTGCGATTCGGTAGGGGCAGGGTACCACGGCGGCGCGGTGGGCGTCAAGTCGGCCTTTCGACCGAGCAACGGTTTTCCCGCGAAGGCGCGAAGGCAGGAAAGAACCGCTTTACCACCAAGACTCCAAGGGGAAATTTTGGTTGATGGTGGTAAAAGGTTGTGTACAGCAACAGTATGTCAAAAAAACCAGCGGCCTCGCCCATCCGCGCGCAGGGGCCGCCCGCCGCCGCTGGCCATGATCTGCCCACAACGAAGGCGTGGGAATGCGGGCGACAGGCCCTTTTCAAACCAACAGCCGCCGTTCAAGCGATTTGCACGTGCATCGCTTGAACGGCGGCTGAACCTATCGACCAGACAGCAGAAACAGCAGCGCGTCGTGCAGGCGCGACGACCAAGCGTCCTCGCTGTGCTCGGCACCTGCGGCCTCCACATAGCGCAGCTGCTCGGGCGTGTAGCCCTTCTGGGCCAGCAGATCGCGCATGCGGCGGGCATCCTGCCCACGCTCCTCGCCCTCGGCGGTGCCCACATCCAAGTAGATCGCGCCCTGCGGGGCGGACACGGTCTCGACCATAGGGAAGATCGCGCGGTCGGCAAACCACAGCTCGGGGCTCATGGCACCCACGAAGCCGAAGGCCTCGGGGCGGTAGAAGAAGGCGTACAGGCTGGCCAGCCCGCCCAGCGAGGAGCCCATGATTCCGGTATGCTCGCGGTCGGGGCGGGTGCGGAACGACTGGTCGATATAGCTCTTGAGCGTATCGGCGATGAAATCGACATACTGCTCGCCCCAGCCGCCGCCGTAGTGGGCATCGACGAAGGGGCTGTACTCATCCATGCGGCGCTCGCCCACGTTGGGGATGCCCACTACGATCGCCTCAACGCCCTGCTGGCTGAGGATCTGCATGGTCTCGTCGACCCGCCACTCGCCCGCGTAGCTGGTGCGGTCGTCGAAAAGGTTCTGGCCGTCGTGCATGTAGATCACCGGGTAGCGGCGGTCGTCGTCGGCGTAGTTGGGCGGGAGGTAGATCAGGATGTCGCGGGCGTTGCCGAGCTGGGGGCTCCAGAAGGCCGCGATGGTCATCAGGTTGCCCACCACGGTGCGCTGCGCGTCCTGGGCGGCCTGGAGCACCTCGGTAGGCGGCTCCACCGCGTCGACCTGCACGGGGGTGGCCCCATGCACGGCGGCCCACTCCTGGCCGCGCTGGCACAGCACCGCAAGCGAGCGCCCCTGGAGCAGGTAGCTGCCGCCGGGGGCTATCGGCTCGCAGGATGTGGCGGGGTTGGATGTGTCTAGCTCCAGCTCCCAGCGGGGGCCGCTGGCCGCGCCCGGCAAAGTGAAGGGCAGCGGATCATAGTGGGCGTTGAGCAGGATGATCAGCACGTCGTCGCTGATCGCCGCGCCGCGCTCATCCAGCTCATCCATCAGCTGGCCATTGAGCAGCATGCCCAGGCAGCGCACGTAGCCCTCGGCCCACTGGCCATCGCCCATCTGCGTGCCATCCAGGCTGTACCACTCGATATCGCGCACGTTCTCGCCACGGATGGAGCGGCCCTGGAAGAAGCTGCGGCGGGCTAGCACCGGGTGGGCCTTGCGCATCTGGATGAGCCGCTTGGTAAAGCTGAGCAAGTCGGCGGCCTCGGGCGCGTGGTCCCAGTGCACCCACGAGACATCGTTGTCCTGGCAGTAGGCGTTGTTGTTGCCGCCCTGGCTGCGGCTGAACTCGTCCCCAGCCACCAGCATGGGCACGCCCTGCGAGAGCAGCAGGGTGGCCAGCATGTTGCGCTGCTGGCGGGCGCGCAGGGCATTGATACCCGCGTCGTCGGTCTCGCCCTCGGCCCCGCAGTTCCACGAGTTGTTGTGGCTCTCGCCGTCGCGGTTGCCCTCGCCGTTGGCATCGTTGTGCTTCTCGTTGTAGCTCACCAGGTCGCGCAGCGTGAAGCCGTCGTGCGCGGTGATGAAGTTCACGCTGGCGTAGGGGCTGCGCCCGTTGCGCTGGTAGAGGTCGCTTGACCCGCTGAGCCGATAGGCAAGCTCGGCCACCTGGGCCTCGTCGCCCTTCCAGTAGCGGCGCACGGTGTCGCGGTACTTGCCGTTCCACTCGGCCCACAGCACTGGGAAGTTGCCCACCTGGTAGCCGCCCGGCCCGATGTCCCACGGCTCGGCGATCAGCTTCACCTGCGAGAGCACCGGATCTTGGTGGATGGTATCGAAGAAGGCCGAAAGCCGATCGCCGTTGTAGAGGCCGCGCGCCAGCGTGGAGGCCAGGTCGAAGCGGAAACCATCCACGTGCATCTCCTGCACCCAGTAGCGCAGGCTGTCCATCACCAGCTGGAGCGTGCGCGGGTGCAGCATGTTCAGGCTGTTGCCGCAGCCGGTGTAGTCCATATAGTAGCGCGGCTGGTCGCCCACCAGGCGGTAGTAGACCGCGTTGTCCACGCCTTTCATAGAGAGCGTGGGGCCGAGGTGGTTGCCCTCGCAGGTGTGGTTGTAGACCACATCCAGAATGACCTCGATGCCTGCGGCGTGCATGGCCTTGACCATGGCCTTGAACTCGCGCACCTGCTCGCCGCGCACGCCGCTGCTGCTGTAGCGGAAGTCGGGGGCCAGGTAGGCCAGGGTGTTGTAGCCCCAGTAGTTGCGCAGGCCGCGCTCCACGAGGCTGCGGTCGTCGACGAACTGATGGACCGGCAGCAGCTCCACGGCGGTCACGCCCAGCTCTTTCAGGTAGGCGATGGCGGCGGCGTGGCCCAGCCCGGCGTAGGTACCGCGCAGGTTGGCGGGCACCTCGGGGTGCAGCTTGGTGAAGCCCTTGACGTGCAGCTCGTAGATGATCGACTCGTGCAGCGGCGTGCGCGGCGCGGCATCGTTGCCCCAATCGAAGGCCGGGTCGACCACCACGCAGCGCGGCATGTGCGGCGCGCTCTCGCGCTGGTCGGGCAGCATGTCGCCCTCGGGCGCGCCGATGGGGTAGGCGAACACCGCGTCGTGCCAGGCGATATCGCCGGTGAGCGCCTTGGCGTAGGGGTCGACCAGCAGCTTGTGCTGGTTGAAGCGCAGGCCGTGAAATGGATCGTAGGGGCCGGAGACGCGGTAGCCGTACAGCTGGCCTGGGCCGATGCCGGGTACATACACATGCCACACCTGATCGGTCTGCGAGCCGATCGGGATACGGACCGTCTCGGTGGGCGATTCGGGCGAGTCGAACAGACAGAGCTCCACGCCAGTGGCGTGCTCGGCGAACAGCGCAAAGTTCACGCCCTGGCCATCCCAGGTGGCGCCCAGCGGGTAGGGGTCGCCTGGCAAAATGCTTGTCATCGTTCCAACCTCATAAAAAGAAGAGTAGCGCATCTCTCGCAGCGGCGGCGCAGCGCTGCCTACCTATACGAACGATCTGCGTAGCTGGCTCTAGGACACCAGCAGGCCCGCAATGCCCGAGATCGCTGCGCCCATTGCCCAGGGTGATACAGTACCACAGCCGTATCGCAAAATGCCAGAAGTGCTGCTACACTACCCAGCATATTGCTTGCCACACAACTGAAGGTACACGCCGATGCAACCAGAGAATGACTGGACAAACCTGCTCGGGGGAGTCGCTCAGCTTTCGGTCGTTGGGAATGTAGCCGACGCAATTATCAAGACGCGAGACGCATTTATCAACCAGATCATGGCCCAGCCCATCCAGCACGCCGTACAGTTCCTCATCCGCGAGGTGCCGCGTATGGAGCAGGAGACCTGGCAGATCTTCTTCCAGCACTTCCACCAGCGCGCCGAGCAGAGCGACTACGCCTTCAAGCTGCTGCTCTTCGCCGACAACGTCCACACTATCAGCCTCACGGTGCAGCAGCTGATGCTGCGCCCTGGGCCGCAGGCCAAGGCCGTGCTCGACAGCAGCGTGCGCACCATGGATGATGCGTCGTGGAACATCCTCAAGTACATCCTCGGGCAGGAGGCCAGGGCGAACCCAGTCGCCAGCGAGCTGCTCGGCTACGCCACCAGGCTCCGCCAGCACCCCAATGCCGAGGAGACCTTCCGCGCCAGCATTAAGCAGGCCCTCAGCGACCACATCATCACCCCCGAGGAGGCCAGCAAGCTTGAGCGGCTGCGCCAAGACCTGCAGATCCCCGCCGAGGTGGCGCGCGATATCCTGATGCAGGTGCGCGCCAACCCCCACAGCGAGGCCGAGGGCGAGGCCTCGATCAACCTTCTTTTCCCCGAGTGACCCTCCCAGCCCGCCGTACCGCCACCCTGGATGGCACTAGCAGCCAAGCCCGCTGCGAAAACACACCACAGCCGATTTCCTTAGGTCTTAACGGTAAAACGATCCGTTTACCCCTTGGGATCTTGGTGATAAAACAGCGCGATTCTTCCCCTTCGCGTGCTTCGTGGTATTCGTTCTTGTATGTTCCTTGGGGTCTTGGAGTCTTGGTGGTAAAGAATCGGTGCTCTACCGAAAACGCATAGGCCCTGGTTCAATATCTTCGCTGTGCACAAACCAGCCAGAGCATAGTATAATAGCTAAGGGCGGAAAGGCCACAACGTATCGGCCCCGATATGCCACTAGGTACACTATGAGCCAGACTATCTGCACACGTAACCATGTCCAGATCCTTGGCTATGGGTCACCTCCTATTCTCTTCGCCCATGGGTTTGGCTGCAACCAGGACACCTGGCGGCTGCTTGCCCCGCTGTTCGCGCCCGCGCACCAGATCATCCTGTTCGACTATGTCGGCGCGGGCCGATCCGAACGCCAGGCCTATGACGCGCGGCGCTATGCGACGCTCGATGGCTATGCGGCCGATGTGCTGGAGATCTGCGATGCGCTCGAGCTGCCCTCGTGCATTTTTGTCGGCCATTCGATCAGCGGGATGATCGGCGCGCGCGCGTCCTTGCAGCAGCCAGGCCGCTTCCAGCGGCTGGTGATGATCGGCACCTCTCCATGTTATGTAAATGAAGAAAACTACACCGGCGGCTTCGAGCAGCAGGCCATCGAAGAGCTGCTCGACCTGATGGAGCGCAACTATGGCGGCTGGGCCAACTTCATGGCCCCGCTGGCGATCAAAGACCCGCAGCGCCCCGATCTGGCCTACGAGATCGAGCAGACCTTCAACGCCGCCGACCCAGCTATCGCGCGGCAGTTTGCCGAGGTCACGTTTATGAGCGATAATCGCACCATGCTGGGGCAGATCACATGCCCAACGCTCATCCTCCAATGCCTTGACGACCCAATCGTCCCCACGTCGGTGGCCGAATATATGCACAGCCACATCGCACACAGCTCCCTGCAGCAGATCCACTCAATCGGCCACTTCCCACAGCTCAGCAACCCCCAGCAGACTGCGCAGCTCATCCAGGCATACCTCGATTCACCATTAGCAGTAGGCGTAGGCAGTGGAATCGCTCCTTGACAGCGCGCCCTGCGGCTTCTTTGTGCTGTCTGCCGATGGGCATGTGCAGTATGCCAACGCCACACTCCACCAGATGCTGCGCTACCCCCCCGGCACGCTGGCGGGCATGCCGATCGAGCAGCTGCTCACACCTGGCAGCCGCTTCTACTTCCAGAGCTATATTCTGCCCCACCTGCGGCTCGACGGCGCGGTCGAGGAGATCTACATCCGCCTGCACGACAGCGGCGGCGGCGATGTGCCCGTGCTGCTCAACGGCGTGCGCCAGGGCGACACCGCCGACACGATCAGCCACTGCGTGGTGGTGATCATGCGCCAGCGCCAGGAGTTCGAGCAGGCGCTCATCCAGGCGCGGCGGGCCGCCGAGCGCGCCCACGAGGCCGAGCGCCGCGCCCGCGACGAGGCCGAGCGCGCCAACCAGGCCAAGAGCAGCTTCCTCACCACCATCACCCACGAGCTGCGCACCCCGCTCAACGCGATCATCGGCTTCACCGGCACGCTGCTGATGCGCCTGCCCGGCCCGCTGACCGCCGATCAGGAGAAGCAGCTCGGCATCATCCAGCGCAGCGCACACCACCTGCTGGCCATGATCGGCGATATCCTCGACCTCGCCAAGGCCGAGTCGGGCCGGATCGACCTGCATCTCACCACGGTCGCATGCCAGTCGATCATCGATGATGTGCTGGCCAGCCTGCTGCCGCTGGCCAGCAAAAAGCAGATCGCGCTCTTCCTCCAGCCCAGCCTGCCGATCGCCCCCATCCACAGCGACGAGCGCGTGCTGCGGCAGATCATCATCAACCTGGTCAACAACGCGATCAAGTTCACCGACCAAGGCAGCGTGCAGGTGCTGGTGCAGCAGCAGATCGCCGACGGCCAGCTCCGCACGGCCATCCGCGTGATCGACAGCGGCATCGGCATCAAGCCCGAAGACCAGCAGCGCCTGTTTCAGGAGTTCGGGCGGGTCAACTCGCCCGAGGTGCGCAGCCGCGAGGGCACCGGCCTGGGGCTGCGGATCTCGCAGAAGCTGGCCGAGCTGCTGGGCGGGCATATCACGCTCGACAGCGTCTATGGCGTGGGGAGCACCTTCACGCTTGAGCTGTGCGAGCCATATAGCGGCGCGCCGCTGCTCCCCACCAGCCAGAAAATCCCCGTCAGCTGATCGCACTCCCCGCTTTTTTGTGACACTATCTGTCACATGCGGCGTCTATACTCATCATGTGATGGGTGATAACTGTTGCAAATACGAGATCAAAAAATGGAAGGCAGCCTCATGACACAATCCTCACTTCGCAGCGCTACCGCAGCTCGTCCAGGGGCGCGCGATGTCAAGAAAGTGCCCTTCGTCGAGCTGTACGACGGACGCCTGCAGGGCGTGGTCTCCAGCGGCTCCGACATCCAGCGCGTGTATGTGTCGTTCTTCGAGGCCGGAACGCGCGATTTCTCGTGCAGCACCAACAACAACCGCCCATGCGGCGGGCTGGGCGGCAGCTACCCCTGCAACCACCTGCGCGAGCTGCTGGACGAGGCCATCGAGCAGTACGGCATCGCGCGCGTGGCGGCCTTCCTGGGCATGCCCGGCGACCTGGGCCAGTACCAGCAGCTCCACGATATCCTGCGGGCGCTGGGCACCAGCACGCGGGCCGACAGCGGCACGATCTTCAGCCGCTTCCTGGGCGACCTGGCCCTGCTAGAGCTGCCCGCCGATAGCGCCCCGCTGCATACGGCAGCCTGGTTTTAGGAGAAGCTATGATGCTAGAGAGTCTCCAGAGTCTGCCGGATGGCCTGGCTGAGACCAGCGACGCCATCGCGCAGATCGACGGGATGTTCCTCGGCGGATTTGTGGGCGGGCCAGTCCAGGGGCCGCTCGCGGCGCTCGGGCGGATCTTCGCCGGGTCGCCGCTGGAGCCGCTGCTGGTCGAGAGCCTGCCCGCCCTAGCGCGCGGCGAGCTGCAGGAGCGGCACTTTGTGGCGCTGGCCGCCGCCCGCGCCGCCCTGCAGGGCGCGCAGCACGATGCGCTGCACCAGCAGGCGCTGGCCGCGCTAGGCCGCGCCAGCGCCACCGATGAAGCGCCCGCCGCACCCGCCGCACCCACGCCCATGCTTGAGGGTGTGCGCCACTGGCTGATGGAGCTGGCGATCACCGGCTTCGCGCGGCTGGAGCCGAGCACCATCCGCAGCTTCCTGCCCAGCCTGGCCCAGCTGCGCGAGCAGCCCGAGCTGGCTGGCCTGGCCTACCTGCTCACCGGCTTCACCAGCGAGCTGCTGGGCGCGCTGCCCGTGGCCAAGGCCGAGGATGTGCCGCTGCAGCGCTGGGCCGATCTGTGGGCTGGGGCCATGCTGCGCGCCGCCGGTGCGGCCCAGCCCGCCGAGCCGCAGCCCGTGAGCGGCACGCTCTACCCGCTGGGGCTGGAGCTGCGCGAGCACGACCAGCTGATCAGCGTGGTGTTCTACGCGCTGCTGGATGCGGGCGGCAGCACCAGCGCGGTGCGGGTCACGCGCTCGCGCTTCAAGGTAATGGCGGTCGGCGGCGACATGATCTGGCTGCTCTTCCCCGAGCTGGCCCTGCTGATCGAGGCGCTGGGCCAGGGCCAGTCGCTCGCGCTGGCCGACATGCCCCAGTTGCCAAACGGCGACCTGCTGTGGGATGCGCAGCGCGCCAGCCTAGGCGGCAAGTGCCGCCTGCTAGATGTGGCCGAGCCGCTGCTGGCCCCGCAGGCCGCGCAGGCCGTGGCCAGCCGCCCCGCGCCCGCGCTGGAGCGCCACCCCGTGCTGCTGGCCGAGCCGGTGGTGCTGGCGGGCCATGCGCTGGGCGAGCAGGGCCTGGCCCTAGCCGACGGCGCGGCGCTGCCGCTCGACCCGCGCTGGGACACCGCCCAGCTGCCCGCCGAGGAGATCGGCAAGGCGGCCAAGCTGTTTGGGCTGCTGCGCTGGGATGCCGGGCGCTGGGCCTTCCAGCCGCTGTCGGCGGCCACGGCGGCGGGCAAGCTGTCCTTCGCTGGGCAGAGCGCAGTGAAGCTGTACAAGAAGCCGCCGAAGAGCAACCCCGTGGCCATCCTTGAAGAGCGGGCCAGTCGCCTGCTGCGCAAATAATATGGAAAACCACGACATTCTGCCGCGCCGCCAGGTGCTCTACTGGCGGCTGCTGGCCAGCCTGTTCGGCCCCAACGAGCAGGCCCAGAACATCGAGCGCATGACCGGCGAGATCGCCCAGGAGCTGGGCATGCCCGAGGCGCTGCTCGACACGCGCATGGGCATCGACACGCTGCTGCAGCGCTTCCCCGAGCTGGATGCGCAGATCGATCTGCAGCCCAAGGATGACGAGCAGCCCGAGGCCACCCTGGCCCGCGCGCTGATGCTCTCTAAGCTGCTGCTGAATGCCTTCGGCCCCAACACCATGGGCACACCGATCACGGCGGCGCAGTACGCCCAGTGGATGCAGGACGTGGGCCACCTTGAGCGGGCCATGGGCCTCACCCCTGGTGCGCTGCGCGGGCGCGGTGCGGGCGCGGGCGGCGGCGGCGCTAGCACGGGCGGCGGCCACGGCGGCTTCGACCTGCCGCTCGACGAGCTGCAGCGCACCCTGGTGGCCATGGACGGCGACCTGATCAAGCGTATGGCCCTGCGCGAGGTGCTGCAGGACAACCGCCTAGCCGCCCAGCTCCAGCCTTCCATGGCCCTGCTAGAGCAGCTGCTGCGCGACAAGGCCCACCTCTCGGGCAACGCGCTGGTGAACGCCAAGCGCCTGATCCAGCAGTATGTGGACGAGCTGGCCGAGGTGCTGCGCATCCAGGTCGAAAAGGCCGTCTCGCCCAAGATCGACCGCTCGGTGCCGCCCAAGCGCGTGTTCCGCAACCTCGACCTCGACCGCACGCTCTGGAAAAACCTGACGAACTGGAACGAGCAGGAGCAGCGGCTCTACGTCGACCGGCTCTACTACCGCCAGACCGCCCGCAAGAAGCTGCCGACCCGCATGATCGTGGTGGTCGACCAGTCTGGCTCGATGGTGGATGCGATGGTGCAGTGCACCATCTTGGCCTCGATCTTCGCCGGGCTGCCGCATGTGGATGTGCACCTGCTGGCCTTCGACACCGTGGTGCTCGACCTAACGCCCTGGGTCAGCGACCCCTTCGAGGTGCTGATGCGCACCGACCTGGGCGGCGGCACCCACATCAACAAGGCGCTCAAGCAGGCCGCCGAAAAGATCGAAGACCCGCGCCGCACCTCGGTGGTGCTGATCAGCGACTTCTACGAGGGCGGCAGCGACCAAGAGCTGCTCAACACCATCCTGTCGCTGAAGCAGTCGGGCGTCCACTTCATACCGGTCGGCTCGGTCACCAGCTCGGGCTACTTCAGCGTCAGCGAGTGGTTCCGCACGCGGCTGAAAGATCACGGCATGCCCATCCTCACCGGCAGCCCCAAGAAACTGATCGAAGAACTGAAAAAAGTCGTCGTACTATAGAGGTGTACCAATGAGCGATACCGTTCTCCGCCTGCCCGCCGAAGCCAAATACGCCGAGGAGCTCGCCTACCTCGCATCGGTCGACAAGGGCCAGCGCCCCGCCAGCTGGCGGCTCTCGCCCCAGATGGTGCGCACCTTCGTGCTGGGCAGCGTGCCCTCGGACAAGCTGGACCGCACCATCGACCAGAAGTGGTACGGCGACGCGTCGATCGTCGAGCGCGCCATCGTCACGCTGGTCTCCGACCGCGGCCTGCTGCTGATCGGCGACCCCGGCACCGGCAAAAGCTGGCTGGCCGAGCTACTGGCCGCCGCGATCTGCGGCAACTCCACGCTGGTGGTGCAGGGCACCGCAGGCACCACCGAGGATCAGATCAAGTACTCGTGGAACGTGGCGCTGGTGATCGCCGCCGGGCAGTCGCGCGACTCGATGATCCCATCCCCGATCATGAGCGCGATGCAGCAGGGCGCGATCGGGCGCTTCGAGGAGCTGACCCGCTGCACCAGCGATGTGCAGGACGCCCTGATCTCCATCCTCAGCGAGAAGTACGTGTCCATCCCCGAGCTGAAGAGCGACAACACCGTGTTCGCCACCTCGGGCTTCAACATCATCGCCACCGCCAACAGCCGCGACCGTGGCGTGAACGACCTCTCCAGCGCGCTGAAGCGGCGCTTCAACTTCATCCACATCCCGGTTGTCACCAACAAGAAGCAGGAGCGCGAGATCATCCTGTTCCGCACCCAGGAGCTGCTCCAGCGCCAGGGCTTCAGCAGCGATGTGCCGCCCGCGCTGCTGGATGTGCTGCTGCAGACCTTCTCGGACCTGCGCGAGAGCAGCAGCGCCGCCGGGTCGGACGACGCGCGGCTTGAGTCCTCGCTCTCCACCGCCGAGCAGATCGGCGTGCTGGAGGATGCCATCCTGCACTCGACCTACTTTGGCCAGAAAGGGCTGGACGCCCGCACCCTGGCGCGCTCGCTGGTGGGCACCCTGGTGCGCCGCGTGCCCGAGGATGTGTCGGTGATGAGCAAGTTCTGGAACAGCGTGGTGGCCAAACGCAGCGAGCAGCACAAGGACGAGGGCGAGTGGAAGGAGTTTCTGGCCGGTGGGCAGGACGTCATGCAGTCCATCCGGTCGTAGCGCTATGGCCGAAAGCAACACCAACAACCTCGGTGCGCTGAACGAGCAGCTGCTAGCCGCCGCCGCCACCTTCGCGGACGACGCCCAGGGCTTCTCGGGCCTGCTCAGCCGCTTCGCGCAGGACATCCG from the Chloroflexia bacterium SDU3-3 genome contains:
- a CDS encoding alpha/beta hydrolase — encoded protein: MSQTICTRNHVQILGYGSPPILFAHGFGCNQDTWRLLAPLFAPAHQIILFDYVGAGRSERQAYDARRYATLDGYAADVLEICDALELPSCIFVGHSISGMIGARASLQQPGRFQRLVMIGTSPCYVNEENYTGGFEQQAIEELLDLMERNYGGWANFMAPLAIKDPQRPDLAYEIEQTFNAADPAIARQFAEVTFMSDNRTMLGQITCPTLILQCLDDPIVPTSVAEYMHSHIAHSSLQQIHSIGHFPQLSNPQQTAQLIQAYLDSPLAVGVGSGIAP
- a CDS encoding PAS domain-containing protein gives rise to the protein MESLLDSAPCGFFVLSADGHVQYANATLHQMLRYPPGTLAGMPIEQLLTPGSRFYFQSYILPHLRLDGAVEEIYIRLHDSGGGDVPVLLNGVRQGDTADTISHCVVVIMRQRQEFEQALIQARRAAERAHEAERRARDEAERANQAKSSFLTTITHELRTPLNAIIGFTGTLLMRLPGPLTADQEKQLGIIQRSAHHLLAMIGDILDLAKAESGRIDLHLTTVACQSIIDDVLASLLPLASKKQIALFLQPSLPIAPIHSDERVLRQIIINLVNNAIKFTDQGSVQVLVQQQIADGQLRTAIRVIDSGIGIKPEDQQRLFQEFGRVNSPEVRSREGTGLGLRISQKLAELLGGHITLDSVYGVGSTFTLELCEPYSGAPLLPTSQKIPVS
- a CDS encoding ABC transporter ATP-binding protein encodes the protein MSPRVRKFFSYYRPHWRLLLADLACAMVVAAIALVLPLCARHITSVLLAAPTPDAPRQIAMVGLLMLALIAVYAICNMFVDYQGHMMGTMMERDLRAELFAHYQRLSFRFYDEQRTGQLMTRLTSDTFAMGELYHHGPEDVVLSLIKFVGTFVILLAINVPLTIILFLFLPPMAAYAFYFNRRAGRALRACSDRVGDINAQAEDTLSGIRVVQSFTNEPLEQQKFEQHNQRFVASYRLAHREDGYLYNGMVAFTQILTAAVIVLGGVWVASGALALADLLTYLLYVGIIIEPIRTALNFARLYQEGMAGFRRVMEALEVQPDIQSPPGAARPHAVRGQISLRDVSFGYRAGGLVLSGVSLDIGAGEYVALVGPSGAGKTTLCSLIPRFYDVTAGAVTLDGRDIRTLDLRALRESIGIVAQDGYLFAGTVADNIRYGRLDATLDEVVAAARQAGAHDFIMGLPQGYQTDVGQRGVRLSGGQKQRISIARVFLKNPPIIIFDEATSALDSESERAVQESLERLARNRTTLVIAHRLSTIRNAQRIVVLTEGGIREQGTHEELVDADGLYASLYHTPLRL
- the glgX gene encoding glycogen debranching protein GlgX — translated: MTSILPGDPYPLGATWDGQGVNFALFAEHATGVELCLFDSPESPTETVRIPIGSQTDQVWHVYVPGIGPGQLYGYRVSGPYDPFHGLRFNQHKLLVDPYAKALTGDIAWHDAVFAYPIGAPEGDMLPDQRESAPHMPRCVVVDPAFDWGNDAAPRTPLHESIIYELHVKGFTKLHPEVPANLRGTYAGLGHAAAIAYLKELGVTAVELLPVHQFVDDRSLVERGLRNYWGYNTLAYLAPDFRYSSSGVRGEQVREFKAMVKAMHAAGIEVILDVVYNHTCEGNHLGPTLSMKGVDNAVYYRLVGDQPRYYMDYTGCGNSLNMLHPRTLQLVMDSLRYWVQEMHVDGFRFDLASTLARGLYNGDRLSAFFDTIHQDPVLSQVKLIAEPWDIGPGGYQVGNFPVLWAEWNGKYRDTVRRYWKGDEAQVAELAYRLSGSSDLYQRNGRSPYASVNFITAHDGFTLRDLVSYNEKHNDANGEGNRDGESHNNSWNCGAEGETDDAGINALRARQQRNMLATLLLSQGVPMLVAGDEFSRSQGGNNNAYCQDNDVSWVHWDHAPEAADLLSFTKRLIQMRKAHPVLARRSFFQGRSIRGENVRDIEWYSLDGTQMGDGQWAEGYVRCLGMLLNGQLMDELDERGAAISDDVLIILLNAHYDPLPFTLPGAASGPRWELELDTSNPATSCEPIAPGGSYLLQGRSLAVLCQRGQEWAAVHGATPVQVDAVEPPTEVLQAAQDAQRTVVGNLMTIAAFWSPQLGNARDILIYLPPNYADDDRRYPVIYMHDGQNLFDDRTSYAGEWRVDETMQILSQQGVEAIVVGIPNVGERRMDEYSPFVDAHYGGGWGEQYVDFIADTLKSYIDQSFRTRPDREHTGIMGSSLGGLASLYAFFYRPEAFGFVGAMSPELWFADRAIFPMVETVSAPQGAIYLDVGTAEGEERGQDARRMRDLLAQKGYTPEQLRYVEAAGAEHSEDAWSSRLHDALLFLLSGR